The proteins below come from a single Triticum aestivum cultivar Chinese Spring chromosome 5D, IWGSC CS RefSeq v2.1, whole genome shotgun sequence genomic window:
- the LOC123121347 gene encoding ASC1-like protein 1, with protein sequence MASLLEIFVGSCSSSAPPVDWEAEAYPEYADYAVLPLLLAFFPALRLLLNQFLFEVLARRLIFGKGYDKLVETDERRKKINKFKESAWKFVYYLSAELFSLSVTYNESWFTNTRYFWVGPGEQLWPDQKMKLKLKAVYMYAAGFYVYSIFDLLFWETRRKDFGVMMSHHVATVVLIVVSYICRLSRPGSVILPLHDASDIFLEIGKMAKYSSCEWLAVVAFLLFVASWILLRLIVFPFWILRSTSYEIAMIVDNENRKIYRTSYYYLFNTLLFSLLVFHIYWWVLIYRMLVKQIQSRGHVGEDVRSDSEGENNHED encoded by the exons ATGGCGTCCCTCCTGGAGATCTTCGTGGGATCCTGTTCCTCCTCGGCGCCGCCGGTGGACTGGGAGGCGGAGGCCTACCCGGAGTACGCCGACTACGCCGTCCTCCCCCTGCTCCTCGCCTTCTTCCCCGCCCTGCGCCTCCTCCTCAACCAGTTCCTCTTCGAG GTGTTAGCAAGACGACTTATATTTGGAAAGGGATATGACAAGCTTGTTGAAACAGATGAAAGGAGAAAGAAAATCAATAAATTTAAGGAATCGGCATGGAAATTTGTTTATTATCTTTCTGCAGAACTCTTTTCACTATCTGTAACATACAATGAATCGTGGTTTACAAATACAAGATACTTTTGGGTAGGGCCTGGCGAGCAGCTGTGGCCTGACCAAAAGATGAA GCTAAAGCTTAAGGCTGTATACATGTATGCCGCTGGATTTTACGTATATTCTATCTTTGATCTTCTGTTCTGGGAAACAAGACGCAAGGACTTCGGAGTCATGATGTCTCACCATGTGGCAACTGTTGTTCTGATTGTTGTGTCCTATATTTGCAG ATTATCTCGTCCTGGCTCGGTCATTTTACCCCTCCATGATGCAAGTGATATATTCCTAGAGATTGGAAAGATGGCCAAGTACAGTAGCTGTGAGTGGCTAGCTGTTGTAGCATTTCTACTTTTTGTGGCTTCATGGATCCTTCTTCGGCTAATAGTGTTTCCTTTCTGGATCCTAAGAAGCACCAG TTATGAAATAGCTATGATCGTGGACAACGAGAACAGAAAAATCTACAGAACCTCGTACTACTATCTCTTCAACACTCTCTTGTTTTCACTTCTGGTCTTTCACATATATTGGTGGGTACTGATTTACCGGATGCTCGTCAAACAAATTCAATCCAGAGGTCATGTTGGTGAGGATGTCCGATCCG ATTCTGAAGGCGAAAACAACCATGAAGATTAA